The proteins below come from a single Methanothermobacter sp. genomic window:
- a CDS encoding cobaltochelatase subunit CobN, protein MAVILAVALTGTASAAEVSGHIKEIYNETSGGYTTLQDALPVKNASITVIYNGSVINETRTAADGSYRVTFSDTFPVEVRISYHTYRPVTYTVTSSQTLNHTFMPDIAIISSVPEKGRILKSMGNRRIIYHDMWDPSSAASDWIMEHVNFAYLDMAMPGTGWGDSWYPYLLRSPANQRNMIAAAFGYPTDTDTDPYGGTGLNLLGGTPGNDTPDTVENTYIASYYALASGGAARENLENMIKYIQYLLGETTFNPVENNQGPVMAAPDWGLYHPDLGVMSVVAERSRIKAWIEGNPGLIPPYDSLRWIDQNFSAWAEDQRADIYRQFENWYTANKNMTGPFIVVVSYNPSPTVDAIIRQAEKQGRAIFNLYQGATNPAVSSLLEELALGVNGKGPLTRRIDAVISLYSWSLNYANLPSGGALAEFERINIPVIKGVQLYSNSSLTNPLGAQYEWTWQVTIPGFEGVFSPIVVSYTDASWNEVVVHEGVEKIVKLADGWARLRELSNSDKKIAVILYSYPPGKDGFTASYLDVFRSLHDLLVKLNETGYRVERIPDVEELYRIVSEFGNKGTWAQPLLERYVSEHRAELQASGQLLDVQKYLEWFSKLPEKLRSEVLSKWGAAPGNIMTVNGSIVIPGIMLGNIFVTVQPARGWDEVTDYHNPYLPPHHQYIAFYRWMENVFGANAMIHLGTHGTLEFLPGRMIGLMEDDWPFQLTGIPNIYPYIVSNPGEGMVAKDRSGALIIDHMTPAMVESGLYGKLIEIHDLIHQYENALKVGNSQILPAIESQIRSRASEMGFNMSGNFTDALERLHLSLHEIESDIIPLGLHSLGRVLDGEELVEEVLTIASSRSEFLENIRKTLYPSKPVYTEMLKDPLRYSDEIASVKNLARTWIRNIINGTAPAGINGTDLEFINETIRKIRGNTEWQSLLSALGGGFVRPGLAGDPAWCDVLPTGANFYATNPKKMPTRAAWETAKKITDTLLAEYYMKHGKFPELIGMVMWGTELLRTDGVAIAEFMYLLGVKPQWNTNGDVKPEPVLMDASELRITVNGVEIPRPRIDVFVTAVTGNQLWIDLMNAAVKMAAEANDTENYVKRHYSECGSLDRVFGLRGLVLEGTGVSDMTPATSRWNTSAELADVYLSRVSYAWRSTPRGVDIQQNRGTFQYLLGKVNLVTQNLDSTWRLIDTDDYYDWFGGMVLASRHLGGNPDTALVDIRNRKTVTVRTVAEEIELEVRSQLLNPRYMDSLLSSPSGWLEYASRYKNVFGMAVTTGAVSNELWNQLALNLLSDRFRASGDYEAVATQSMIAWVLEAARRNIWNADKAVLRDLANRYIELAGEYGVVCCHHTCANIVFNNWVVKVSSVNQASLKRFASALAAATGASVDVPQEGGSGNPGHSGSDSNGESAGMTGQRPSGSSGESYTGSSGSAAESQGQATPGETEKGADSGKAYEVSASTQSGSSETQVPLYALLGVVALVFLVGFGYWRGR, encoded by the coding sequence ATGGCGGTAATACTCGCAGTTGCACTGACAGGGACAGCCAGCGCAGCGGAGGTTTCAGGACATATAAAGGAGATCTACAATGAAACATCAGGAGGATACACCACACTCCAGGATGCACTGCCGGTGAAGAATGCAAGCATCACCGTGATATACAATGGTTCGGTTATCAATGAAACACGAACAGCGGCAGACGGATCCTACAGGGTTACATTCAGTGACACATTCCCCGTTGAGGTGAGGATAAGCTACCACACCTACCGGCCAGTGACATACACCGTGACCTCAAGCCAAACACTGAACCACACATTCATGCCGGATATAGCCATCATAAGCTCGGTCCCTGAGAAGGGACGCATACTGAAGTCAATGGGTAACAGGAGGATAATCTACCATGACATGTGGGACCCATCCTCAGCGGCCAGTGACTGGATCATGGAGCACGTGAACTTCGCCTACCTGGACATGGCAATGCCCGGGACAGGCTGGGGCGACTCCTGGTATCCATACCTCCTGAGGAGTCCCGCGAACCAGAGAAACATGATAGCAGCTGCCTTCGGTTACCCAACAGACACAGACACTGACCCCTACGGTGGAACAGGTCTGAACCTCCTCGGCGGAACACCAGGAAATGACACACCGGACACAGTGGAGAATACCTACATTGCAAGCTACTACGCCCTCGCATCAGGAGGGGCAGCCAGGGAGAACCTGGAGAACATGATAAAGTACATCCAGTACCTCCTCGGTGAGACCACCTTCAACCCGGTTGAGAACAATCAGGGGCCGGTCATGGCAGCCCCTGACTGGGGACTCTACCACCCTGACCTTGGAGTCATGAGTGTGGTTGCAGAAAGATCCAGAATAAAGGCCTGGATAGAGGGCAACCCTGGTCTCATACCACCATATGACAGCCTCAGATGGATAGACCAGAACTTCTCGGCATGGGCGGAAGACCAGAGGGCAGATATCTACAGACAGTTCGAGAACTGGTACACAGCAAACAAAAACATGACAGGACCATTCATCGTCGTTGTAAGCTACAATCCATCACCGACCGTGGACGCGATAATACGCCAGGCAGAGAAACAGGGAAGGGCCATATTCAACCTCTACCAGGGCGCCACAAACCCTGCTGTGAGTTCACTCCTTGAGGAACTCGCCCTTGGTGTTAACGGTAAGGGGCCCCTCACAAGGAGGATAGACGCGGTGATATCCCTCTACTCCTGGTCACTCAACTACGCCAACCTGCCATCAGGTGGGGCGCTAGCAGAGTTTGAGAGGATCAACATCCCCGTGATCAAGGGGGTGCAGCTCTACAGCAACTCAAGCCTCACAAACCCGCTGGGTGCCCAGTACGAATGGACATGGCAGGTCACGATACCCGGGTTCGAGGGTGTCTTCTCACCCATCGTTGTGTCCTACACCGACGCATCATGGAATGAGGTTGTGGTTCATGAGGGTGTGGAGAAGATCGTCAAACTGGCCGATGGATGGGCAAGGCTCAGGGAACTCAGCAATTCAGATAAGAAAATCGCGGTGATACTCTACAGCTACCCACCGGGGAAGGATGGGTTCACGGCATCATACCTGGACGTCTTCAGGAGCCTCCACGACCTCCTGGTGAAGCTCAACGAGACAGGCTACAGGGTTGAAAGGATACCCGACGTGGAGGAGCTCTACAGGATAGTCTCAGAGTTTGGTAACAAGGGTACCTGGGCACAGCCACTCCTTGAGAGGTACGTGAGTGAGCACAGGGCAGAACTGCAGGCCAGCGGGCAGCTCCTTGATGTGCAGAAATACCTGGAATGGTTCAGCAAACTCCCTGAAAAACTCAGGTCAGAGGTCCTATCAAAATGGGGGGCCGCACCAGGCAACATAATGACGGTGAACGGCAGCATAGTGATACCGGGTATAATGCTGGGGAACATCTTCGTGACGGTCCAGCCGGCACGTGGATGGGATGAGGTCACAGACTACCACAACCCATACCTGCCGCCACACCACCAGTACATAGCCTTCTACAGGTGGATGGAGAACGTCTTCGGGGCAAATGCAATGATACACCTTGGAACCCACGGGACACTGGAGTTCCTCCCTGGAAGGATGATAGGGCTCATGGAGGATGACTGGCCATTCCAGCTCACAGGGATACCAAACATCTACCCCTACATAGTCTCAAATCCAGGGGAGGGCATGGTTGCAAAGGACCGGAGCGGGGCACTCATAATCGACCACATGACCCCTGCAATGGTGGAGAGCGGACTCTACGGTAAACTCATTGAGATACATGACCTCATCCACCAGTACGAGAACGCCCTGAAGGTTGGTAACAGCCAGATACTCCCGGCCATTGAGTCCCAGATCAGATCCAGAGCCTCAGAGATGGGCTTCAACATGTCAGGAAACTTCACAGATGCCCTGGAGAGGCTCCACCTCAGTCTCCATGAGATAGAATCAGACATAATCCCCCTGGGACTTCACAGCCTGGGAAGGGTGCTTGATGGTGAGGAGCTGGTTGAGGAGGTTCTCACCATAGCATCATCAAGGTCAGAGTTCCTGGAGAACATCAGGAAAACCCTCTACCCCTCAAAGCCAGTCTACACTGAAATGCTTAAGGACCCCCTGAGATACAGTGACGAGATAGCCTCGGTCAAGAACCTTGCACGGACATGGATCAGGAACATCATAAACGGCACTGCCCCTGCAGGTATAAACGGCACCGACCTTGAATTCATCAATGAGACGATCAGAAAGATACGTGGAAACACCGAATGGCAGAGCCTGCTTTCAGCCCTTGGAGGTGGATTTGTGAGGCCAGGCCTTGCAGGTGACCCTGCATGGTGTGATGTGCTTCCAACAGGCGCCAACTTCTACGCCACCAACCCCAAGAAGATGCCGACAAGGGCCGCCTGGGAGACCGCAAAGAAAATCACAGACACCCTCCTTGCAGAGTACTACATGAAGCACGGAAAATTCCCTGAACTCATCGGAATGGTGATGTGGGGTACAGAGCTTCTGAGGACCGATGGGGTTGCCATTGCAGAGTTCATGTACCTCCTCGGGGTTAAGCCCCAGTGGAACACCAACGGTGACGTCAAACCTGAACCTGTCCTCATGGACGCATCAGAACTCAGAATCACAGTGAACGGCGTTGAAATACCAAGGCCGCGCATCGACGTATTTGTAACTGCCGTCACAGGTAACCAGCTCTGGATAGACCTCATGAACGCCGCTGTTAAGATGGCTGCAGAGGCAAATGACACCGAAAACTATGTTAAGAGGCACTACAGTGAATGCGGCTCACTGGACCGTGTCTTTGGACTCAGGGGGCTCGTGCTTGAGGGTACAGGGGTATCAGATATGACACCGGCAACCTCAAGGTGGAATACCAGCGCTGAACTTGCAGATGTCTACCTCTCAAGGGTCTCCTATGCCTGGAGGTCAACCCCCCGGGGAGTGGATATACAGCAGAACAGGGGCACCTTCCAGTACCTACTGGGTAAGGTGAACCTTGTTACACAGAACCTGGACAGCACCTGGAGGCTCATTGACACAGACGACTACTATGACTGGTTCGGTGGAATGGTTCTTGCATCACGCCACCTCGGCGGCAACCCTGACACCGCACTGGTGGATATACGGAACAGAAAAACGGTTACAGTCAGGACCGTTGCAGAGGAAATTGAACTTGAGGTGAGATCCCAGCTCCTCAACCCGCGCTACATGGACTCACTCCTCAGCTCACCAAGCGGCTGGCTGGAATACGCCTCAAGGTACAAGAATGTCTTCGGTATGGCCGTCACAACAGGTGCTGTGAGCAATGAACTGTGGAACCAGCTTGCACTGAACCTCCTCAGTGACAGGTTCAGGGCATCAGGGGACTATGAGGCTGTTGCAACCCAGTCAATGATCGCCTGGGTCCTTGAGGCTGCAAGGCGAAACATCTGGAATGCAGATAAGGCTGTCCTGAGGGACCTTGCAAACCGCTACATTGAACTTGCAGGAGAGTATGGTGTGGTGTGCTGCCATCATACCTGTGCAAATATAGTCTTCAATAACTGGGTTGTTAAGGTCTCCTCGGTCAACCAGGCATCCCTCAAAAGGTTTGCCTCTGCCCTTGCAGCTGCAACAGGCGCATCAGTCGATGTACCACAGGAAGGAGGTTCAGGGAATCCAGGCCATTCAGGTTCAGACAGTAATGGTGAAAGTGCCGGGATGACAGGACAGAGACCCTCAGGTTCATCAGGTGAATCATACACAGGATCATCAGGTTCAGCGGCTGAAAGTCAGGGTCAAGCTACTCCTGGTGAAACAGAAAAGGGTGCTGACTCAGGTAAAGCATATGAGGTTTCAGCATCAACCCAGAGCGGATCATCAGAAACCCAGGTGCCACTTTACGCACTTCTAGGTGTTGTGGCCCTTGTGTTCCTTGTGGGATTCGGTTACTGGAGGGGCAGATAA